In one Nocardioides luteus genomic region, the following are encoded:
- the cofD gene encoding 2-phospho-L-lactate transferase: MRDITVLSGGHGGSKFISGLLHGISAGRFPGIREDARVTVIANTADDLWMHGVKVCPDLDTVMYTLGNGFDHERGWGRKAETWSIKEELEAYAVPGTWFGLGDRDIATHLVRTQMLEAGFPLSQVTAALCDRWLKPVWGDRVQLLPMTDDRVETHVAVKDENSPSGLSVVHFQEYWVRLRAGVPVEKLIFVGQDESKPAPGVMDALLQSDLVILPPSNPVVSIGTILGVPGIREGLVATSAPVVGISPIISGHHVRGMAEQMLAAIGVDATAAGVGLHYGTRGSGGVLDGWLVDTADAAAVPSLTESGLRAAAVPLWMSSEDATANIAAAAVELVAR, encoded by the coding sequence ATGCGTGACATCACCGTTCTCTCCGGCGGCCATGGTGGCTCGAAGTTCATCTCCGGGCTCCTCCACGGCATCTCTGCCGGCCGTTTCCCAGGCATTAGGGAAGATGCCCGGGTCACCGTGATCGCCAATACCGCCGACGATCTGTGGATGCACGGTGTCAAGGTCTGCCCCGACCTCGACACGGTGATGTACACCCTTGGCAACGGATTCGACCATGAGCGCGGCTGGGGCCGCAAGGCCGAGACCTGGTCGATCAAGGAGGAGCTCGAGGCCTACGCGGTCCCCGGCACCTGGTTCGGGCTCGGCGACCGCGACATCGCCACCCACCTCGTGCGCACTCAGATGCTCGAGGCCGGGTTCCCGTTGTCGCAGGTCACCGCCGCGTTGTGCGATCGCTGGCTCAAGCCTGTATGGGGCGACCGGGTGCAGCTGCTGCCGATGACCGACGACCGCGTCGAGACGCATGTGGCGGTCAAGGACGAGAATTCACCCAGCGGTCTCTCGGTCGTTCACTTCCAGGAATACTGGGTACGCCTCCGGGCCGGCGTGCCGGTCGAGAAGCTGATCTTCGTGGGGCAGGACGAGTCGAAGCCGGCCCCCGGGGTGATGGACGCGCTGCTGCAGTCCGACCTGGTGATCCTGCCCCCGTCCAACCCGGTCGTCTCGATCGGGACGATTCTCGGAGTGCCCGGGATCCGGGAGGGCCTGGTGGCCACCTCGGCCCCCGTCGTCGGGATCTCGCCGATCATCAGCGGTCACCACGTACGCGGCATGGCGGAGCAGATGCTGGCCGCGATCGGAGTCGACGCAACTGCCGCCGGAGTCGGTCTGCATTATGGGACGCGGGGCTCCGGCGGAGTCCTCGACGGCTGGCTGGTCGACACCGCCGACGCCGCCGCCGTCCCCTCGCTCACCGAGTCCGGGCTGAGGGCGGCCGCCGTGCCGCTGTGGATGTCCTCCGAGGACGCGACCGCCAACATCGCCGCCGCCGCGGTCGAGCTGGTGGCCCGGTGA
- a CDS encoding DUF3105 domain-containing protein, with translation MANKSLNKDRRAVINDIRKKQGRAERVRGAAIVGVCVVIALVIVGAAAWGPITDFFKTSKYDDVALQDIGKSAKAAGCQKVTEMAADGNQNHIATGTQQTYTTAPPAFGPHWNEANVAPADMSRKFYTAADRPELEALVHNLEHGYTIVWYDDTVSEDELNTLRAIGDKFAGTSNFRYKFIAAPWTAADAKETAVAGDKKTEFPSGTHIALTHWSADPANPTEASTQKGVFQYCESVSGEAIKDFMRKYPYTSSPEAQAM, from the coding sequence GTGGCCAACAAGTCGCTCAACAAAGACCGCCGTGCGGTCATCAACGACATCCGCAAGAAGCAGGGCCGCGCCGAGCGCGTCCGTGGTGCGGCGATCGTCGGTGTCTGCGTCGTCATCGCCCTGGTGATCGTGGGTGCCGCCGCGTGGGGCCCGATCACGGACTTCTTCAAGACCAGCAAGTACGACGACGTCGCACTGCAGGACATCGGGAAGAGCGCGAAGGCCGCCGGGTGCCAGAAGGTGACCGAGATGGCCGCCGACGGCAACCAGAACCACATCGCCACCGGCACCCAGCAGACCTACACGACCGCTCCCCCGGCGTTCGGCCCGCACTGGAACGAGGCCAACGTCGCCCCGGCGGACATGTCGCGCAAGTTCTACACCGCGGCCGACCGTCCCGAGCTCGAGGCGCTGGTGCACAACCTCGAGCACGGCTACACGATCGTGTGGTACGACGACACCGTCTCCGAGGACGAGCTGAACACGCTCCGGGCGATCGGTGACAAGTTCGCCGGCACCTCCAACTTCCGCTACAAGTTCATCGCGGCCCCGTGGACCGCCGCCGATGCCAAGGAGACCGCGGTCGCCGGCGACAAGAAGACCGAGTTCCCCTCGGGCACCCACATCGCCCTCACCCACTGGTCAGCCGACCCGGCCAACCCGACCGAGGCCTCCACCCAGAAGGGTGTCTTCCAGTACTGCGAGAGCGTCTCGGGCGAGGCGATCAAGGACTTCATGCGGAAATACCCCTACACCTCCAGCCCCGAGGCCCAGGCCATGTGA
- a CDS encoding mannose-1-phosphate guanylyltransferase, which translates to MTFWAVIPAGGAGTRLWPLSRSSEPKFLRDLTGHGRTLLQETYDRLEPVCDGIMVVTGAVHERAVCEQLPEVPHDAILAEPSGRDSMAAIGLAAAFLERRDPDAVMGSFAADHVIRNVDNFHETVRSAAAVAADGWLVTIGISPTFASTAFGYIAEGKPLDGHHGAYLVDEFVEKPSAEVAAGYLATGRYRWNAGMFVVRPTVLLELLAESDPGFTERLRAIAAEPSRLEELWETLPKIAVDHAVAEPAAAAGKVATVPADLGWDDIGDFDSLATLLQAATTASPEGPTILGDDTLVHALDSTGLVVPHSGRTIALIGLEDIVVVDTDDAVLVTTRAHAQQVKKIVAALKDSDRTDLT; encoded by the coding sequence ATGACGTTCTGGGCAGTGATCCCCGCAGGCGGCGCAGGCACCCGGCTGTGGCCGCTCTCGCGCTCCTCGGAGCCGAAGTTCCTGCGCGACCTGACCGGCCACGGACGTACGCTCCTGCAGGAGACCTACGACCGTCTCGAGCCGGTCTGCGACGGCATCATGGTGGTGACCGGCGCGGTCCACGAGCGGGCGGTGTGCGAGCAGCTGCCGGAGGTGCCGCACGACGCGATCCTGGCCGAGCCGAGCGGGCGCGACTCGATGGCCGCGATCGGCCTGGCCGCGGCCTTCCTGGAGCGACGCGACCCGGACGCGGTGATGGGCTCCTTCGCCGCCGACCACGTGATCCGCAACGTCGACAACTTCCACGAGACCGTACGCAGCGCCGCGGCGGTCGCCGCGGACGGCTGGCTGGTGACGATCGGCATCTCGCCGACCTTCGCCTCGACCGCGTTCGGCTACATCGCCGAGGGCAAGCCGCTGGACGGCCACCACGGCGCCTATCTGGTCGACGAGTTCGTCGAGAAGCCGTCGGCCGAGGTCGCGGCCGGCTATCTCGCGACCGGCCGCTACCGGTGGAACGCCGGGATGTTCGTGGTCCGCCCCACGGTCCTCCTCGAGCTGCTCGCGGAGTCGGACCCGGGCTTCACCGAACGGCTGCGGGCGATCGCCGCCGAACCGTCCCGGCTCGAGGAGCTGTGGGAGACGCTGCCGAAGATCGCCGTCGACCACGCCGTCGCCGAGCCGGCCGCCGCGGCCGGCAAGGTGGCCACCGTGCCCGCCGACCTCGGCTGGGACGACATCGGCGACTTCGACTCGCTCGCGACGCTGCTCCAGGCCGCCACCACCGCCTCGCCCGAGGGTCCCACGATCCTCGGCGACGACACCCTCGTCCACGCCCTCGACTCCACCGGTCTGGTCGTTCCCCACTCCGGCCGCACGATCGCCCTCATCGGCCTCGAGGACATCGTCGTCGTCGACACCGACGACGCCGTCCTGGTCACCACCCGTGCCCACGCCCAGCAGGTCAAGAAGATCGTCGCGGCCCTCAAGGACTCCGACCGCACCGACCTCACCTGA
- a CDS encoding ABC transporter ATP-binding protein — translation MSADSIVVDGVTKNFTLRYHRSIKDITVAKMKGRAVSNTFKALDDVTFTIKQGESVGLMGLNGSGKSTLLKLISGVMRPDEGVVKTRGQIAGLIATGAGFHPQLSGRENIFLNAAIYGLSAEETAEIYDDVVRFAELGDHLNSPVGNYSSGQYSRLGFSVAVHIDSDIFLADEVLAVGDKPFKKKCMEKMEEIRDSGRTVVYVSHAAGSVKRMCDRVICLEKGRLVFDGDVDEGIEYLHYGEDDAKGSAKLKQLEAADSALGAEV, via the coding sequence ATGAGCGCCGACTCGATCGTGGTGGACGGGGTGACGAAGAACTTCACGCTCCGCTACCACCGCAGCATCAAGGACATCACCGTCGCGAAGATGAAGGGACGGGCCGTCTCCAACACCTTCAAGGCGCTGGACGACGTCACCTTCACGATCAAGCAGGGCGAGTCGGTCGGTCTCATGGGGCTCAACGGCTCCGGCAAGTCGACGCTGCTCAAGCTGATCAGCGGTGTCATGCGCCCCGACGAGGGTGTCGTGAAGACGCGTGGCCAGATCGCCGGCCTGATCGCGACCGGTGCGGGCTTCCACCCGCAGCTGTCCGGTCGGGAGAACATCTTCCTCAACGCGGCGATCTACGGGCTCTCCGCCGAGGAGACCGCCGAGATCTACGACGACGTGGTGAGGTTCGCCGAGCTCGGCGACCACCTCAACTCGCCGGTCGGCAACTACTCCTCGGGGCAGTACTCCCGGCTGGGGTTCTCCGTCGCCGTCCACATCGACTCCGACATCTTCCTCGCCGACGAGGTTCTCGCCGTCGGTGACAAGCCCTTCAAGAAGAAGTGCATGGAGAAGATGGAGGAGATCCGCGACAGCGGCCGCACCGTGGTCTACGTCAGCCACGCCGCCGGCTCGGTCAAGCGGATGTGCGACCGGGTCATCTGCCTGGAGAAGGGCCGCCTGGTCTTCGACGGCGACGTCGACGAGGGCATCGAATACCTCCACTACGGTGAGGACGACGCCAAAGGGTCGGCCAAGCTGAAGCAGCTCGAGGCCGCCGACAGCGCTCTCGGCGCGGAGGTCTGA
- a CDS encoding WhiB family transcriptional regulator, protein MRELFLLEPDTDEGGWQERALCAQTDPEAFFPEKGGSTREAKKVCQTCEVRQDCLESALGNDERFGIWGGLSERERRKLKKRAV, encoded by the coding sequence ATGAGAGAGCTGTTTCTCCTCGAGCCGGACACCGACGAAGGGGGCTGGCAGGAGCGCGCCCTGTGCGCGCAGACGGATCCGGAGGCGTTCTTCCCTGAGAAGGGTGGATCGACTCGGGAGGCCAAGAAGGTCTGCCAGACCTGCGAGGTGCGCCAGGACTGCCTTGAGTCTGCTCTGGGCAACGACGAGCGCTTCGGAATCTGGGGTGGACTCTCCGAGCGGGAGCGCCGCAAGCTGAAGAAGCGCGCAGTCTGA
- a CDS encoding N-acetylmuramoyl-L-alanine amidase, which produces MASTQQLLVLGVVLAALVPASTVVDLKVVRPGEVPVSDSQVAVPSAAEVPAEPVDAHLEEISLTAPLAQGRASGRGVTGRLTAEARRAASAGDAVTVTSLPQLVNGFGTVGLTWAPGAVVPEEAVAADVRTLVDGTWSDWQALDVHIDDHAPDPTSAEASGARPGTMEAIVGEVEQVQARLRLTGAEVPADLRLAVITPGEVSSTRSESPEIETGAEDAPEQAEEAEGAESVESAEEGEATLSAAAYTPKPSIYSRRQWGADESVREAGPPDYHEVRGGFVHHTVNTNSYTRDQVPGIIRSIYAFHVQSRGWRDIGYNFLVDKFGRIWEGRYGGVDRPVVGAHTSGYNSYSFGASAIGNFDDVAPPSALVNAFGTLFAWKLSLHGVRGNKGSTRIGDRTFAHAIMGHRDAGSTACPGRYLYAQLSTIRSQAGSKQAGWAARELQSQISGRGYPDLVARRASDKRIVVIRTDGNARFGTPRATNLAGGSSATLMNAGDWDRDGDGDILIRHTDGTIRLYRGNGTETFATGVIIGRNFESLAVIDVVSDITGDGWPDLLGKHPTGEIRVWPGHGTGALRPSYRMRSAVNGSTQVIGAGRFYADDGSPEAIFKVSDKLLVFRTNGPGGLTTYSDPGIDTSAFDFILATKDLRGASTGGDLLLRRRSDGMWFAYEHDQSGGWDRKSRMGVMRGYDQFG; this is translated from the coding sequence GTGGCCTCGACCCAGCAGCTGCTCGTGCTCGGGGTCGTCCTGGCCGCGCTGGTCCCGGCGAGCACCGTCGTCGACCTGAAGGTGGTCCGCCCCGGCGAGGTGCCGGTCTCGGACAGCCAGGTCGCCGTGCCGTCCGCGGCCGAGGTGCCCGCGGAGCCGGTCGACGCCCACCTCGAGGAGATCTCGCTGACCGCGCCCTTGGCCCAGGGCCGCGCGTCCGGGCGTGGTGTGACGGGCCGGCTCACCGCGGAAGCCAGGAGGGCCGCTTCCGCGGGCGATGCGGTGACCGTCACCAGCCTCCCGCAGCTCGTCAACGGCTTCGGCACGGTCGGGCTCACCTGGGCGCCCGGCGCGGTCGTCCCGGAGGAGGCGGTCGCGGCGGACGTACGCACGCTGGTGGACGGGACGTGGAGCGACTGGCAGGCGTTGGACGTCCACATCGACGACCATGCTCCTGATCCGACGTCAGCCGAGGCCTCCGGGGCGCGACCGGGCACGATGGAGGCGATCGTCGGCGAGGTCGAGCAGGTGCAGGCGCGGCTGCGGCTGACCGGCGCCGAGGTGCCCGCCGACCTCCGGCTGGCGGTGATCACCCCCGGCGAGGTGAGCTCGACGCGCAGCGAGTCGCCCGAGATCGAGACCGGGGCCGAGGACGCGCCGGAGCAGGCGGAGGAAGCCGAGGGCGCGGAGAGCGTCGAGAGCGCCGAGGAGGGCGAGGCGACGCTGTCGGCGGCCGCGTACACGCCCAAGCCCAGCATCTACAGCCGTCGCCAGTGGGGCGCCGACGAGAGCGTGCGCGAGGCCGGCCCGCCCGACTACCACGAGGTACGCGGTGGGTTCGTGCATCACACCGTCAACACCAACTCCTACACCCGGGACCAGGTGCCGGGGATCATCCGGAGCATCTACGCCTTCCACGTGCAGAGCCGCGGCTGGCGCGACATCGGCTACAACTTCCTGGTCGACAAGTTCGGCCGGATCTGGGAGGGCCGCTACGGCGGTGTCGACCGCCCCGTCGTGGGCGCCCACACGTCGGGCTACAACAGCTACAGCTTCGGCGCCTCCGCGATCGGCAACTTCGACGACGTCGCGCCCCCGAGCGCGCTGGTGAACGCGTTCGGCACGCTCTTCGCGTGGAAGCTCTCGCTGCACGGCGTACGCGGCAACAAGGGCTCCACCAGGATCGGCGACCGCACCTTCGCGCACGCGATCATGGGCCATCGCGACGCCGGCTCCACCGCGTGCCCCGGCCGCTACCTCTACGCCCAGCTGAGCACGATCCGCTCGCAGGCGGGCTCGAAGCAGGCCGGCTGGGCGGCGCGGGAGCTGCAGTCGCAGATCAGCGGTCGCGGCTACCCCGACCTGGTCGCCCGGCGAGCCTCCGACAAGCGGATCGTCGTGATCCGCACCGACGGCAACGCCCGGTTCGGTACGCCGCGGGCGACCAACCTGGCCGGCGGCAGCTCGGCCACACTCATGAATGCCGGTGACTGGGACCGCGACGGCGACGGCGACATCCTGATCCGCCACACCGACGGCACCATCCGGCTCTACCGGGGCAACGGCACCGAGACCTTCGCCACCGGCGTCATCATCGGGCGCAACTTCGAGTCGCTCGCGGTCATCGACGTGGTCAGCGACATCACCGGCGACGGCTGGCCCGACCTCCTGGGCAAGCACCCCACCGGTGAGATCCGGGTCTGGCCCGGGCACGGCACCGGTGCGTTGCGTCCCTCCTACCGGATGCGCAGCGCGGTCAACGGTTCGACCCAGGTCATCGGAGCCGGCCGCTTCTACGCCGACGACGGCTCGCCCGAGGCGATCTTCAAGGTCTCGGACAAGCTGCTGGTCTTCCGCACCAACGGTCCCGGTGGCCTGACCACCTACTCCGACCCGGGCATCGACACGAGCGCCTTCGACTTCATCCTCGCGACCAAGGACCTGCGCGGCGCCTCGACCGGTGGGGACCTGCTGCTGCGCCGCAGGTCCGACGGGATGTGGTTCGCCTATGAGCACGACCAGAGCGGTGGCTGGGACCGGAAGTCGCGGATGGGCGTCATGCGGGGCTACGACCAGTTCGGATAG
- a CDS encoding ABC transporter permease translates to MATGVDERPVRIVDAPLAPPAENLGLLSVFKRRYLLKLLVQREISGRYSNSILGVFWSYINPLTQFCVYWLFMGKIMGADKGMDNYPVHLFAGLVIVHFFTETFGAGTRSLLGNKGLLKKMAMPKEMFPVASMLVSLYHLVPASIILVIVCLLGGWTPTWTMIPAFLLALGIVMALGTALALVFSLANVFFRDFGSAVNILTNYIRFGVPMMYPFSMIEAFLGDRSWIYLLNPIADAVLLFQQAFWVGATPNPEATAVKHLPENLWLFGLGAFGASLVLLVIAQVIFSKYENKIPERLT, encoded by the coding sequence ATGGCAACCGGAGTTGATGAACGTCCCGTACGCATCGTCGACGCGCCGCTGGCACCGCCGGCGGAGAACCTCGGGCTGCTCTCGGTCTTCAAGCGCCGCTACCTGCTCAAGCTGCTCGTGCAGCGGGAGATCAGCGGTCGCTACTCCAACTCGATCCTGGGCGTGTTCTGGTCCTACATCAACCCGCTGACGCAGTTCTGCGTCTACTGGCTGTTCATGGGCAAGATCATGGGCGCGGACAAGGGGATGGACAACTACCCGGTCCACCTGTTCGCCGGGCTCGTCATCGTCCACTTCTTCACCGAGACCTTCGGTGCGGGGACCCGGTCCCTGCTCGGCAACAAGGGTCTGCTGAAGAAGATGGCGATGCCGAAGGAGATGTTCCCGGTCGCCTCGATGCTGGTCTCGCTCTACCACCTCGTGCCGGCGTCGATCATCCTGGTGATCGTCTGCCTGCTCGGTGGGTGGACGCCGACCTGGACGATGATCCCGGCGTTCCTGCTGGCGCTCGGGATCGTGATGGCGCTGGGCACGGCGCTGGCGCTGGTCTTCAGCCTGGCCAACGTCTTCTTCCGTGACTTCGGCAGCGCGGTCAACATCCTGACCAACTACATCCGCTTCGGCGTACCGATGATGTATCCGTTCTCGATGATCGAGGCCTTCCTCGGGGACAGGTCCTGGATCTACCTGCTCAACCCGATCGCGGATGCGGTGCTGCTCTTCCAGCAGGCCTTCTGGGTCGGGGCGACCCCGAATCCCGAGGCGACCGCTGTCAAGCACCTGCCCGAGAACCTATGGCTGTTCGGGCTTGGGGCGTTCGGCGCCTCGCTGGTCCTGCTGGTGATCGCCCAGGTGATCTTCAGCAAGTACGAGAACAAGATTCCGGAGCGTCTGACATGA
- a CDS encoding coenzyme F420-0:L-glutamate ligase — MTGPMSGRGITVTAPDGVPEVRKGDDLAALLLTALDSGLELTLADGDIVVVTSKVVSKAEGQVREGIRDDALPGETTRVVARRGPTQIVRSRLGLTMAAAGIDASNVEAGHIVLLPLDPDASARALRATLRDRTGANVGVIITDTAGRAWRDGQTDIAIGAAGLEVLESFAGQVDAYGNDLVVTAPAVVDEIASAAEISQGKLGARPFAVLRGRADLVREPGDDGPGAAALIRPEGSDFFGFGAREAVVRALKGAAEDQAPFGAPASVEELSTAVAEVTGTAPVAHGDGLRVDGADPAVIAALAFAHGWRCERADINHGATSLLLPLTT, encoded by the coding sequence GTGACGGGCCCCATGTCCGGGCGGGGCATCACCGTCACCGCCCCCGACGGCGTACCCGAGGTGCGGAAGGGCGACGACCTCGCCGCGCTGCTCCTCACTGCACTCGACTCTGGCCTCGAGCTCACCCTGGCCGACGGCGACATCGTGGTGGTCACCTCGAAGGTGGTCTCCAAGGCCGAGGGGCAGGTGCGGGAGGGGATCCGCGACGACGCGCTCCCCGGCGAGACGACCCGGGTGGTCGCCCGGCGCGGGCCGACCCAGATCGTGCGGAGCCGGCTCGGGCTGACGATGGCCGCGGCCGGGATCGACGCCTCCAACGTCGAGGCCGGCCACATCGTGCTGCTGCCGCTGGACCCCGACGCCTCCGCGCGCGCCCTGCGGGCGACGCTCCGCGACCGCACCGGCGCGAACGTCGGCGTGATCATCACCGACACCGCCGGGCGGGCCTGGCGCGACGGCCAGACCGACATCGCGATCGGCGCCGCCGGGCTCGAGGTGCTGGAGAGCTTCGCCGGCCAGGTCGACGCCTACGGCAACGACCTCGTCGTCACCGCCCCCGCCGTGGTCGACGAGATCGCCTCGGCGGCCGAGATCTCCCAGGGCAAGCTGGGCGCACGGCCGTTCGCCGTGCTGCGCGGCCGGGCCGACCTGGTCCGCGAGCCCGGTGACGACGGGCCGGGAGCCGCCGCGCTCATCCGCCCGGAGGGCTCGGACTTCTTCGGCTTCGGGGCCCGGGAGGCCGTCGTACGCGCACTGAAGGGTGCCGCCGAGGACCAGGCCCCGTTCGGTGCTCCGGCGAGCGTCGAGGAGCTCTCCACGGCCGTCGCCGAGGTCACCGGGACCGCCCCTGTGGCGCACGGGGACGGGCTCCGCGTGGACGGAGCCGACCCCGCGGTGATCGCCGCACTGGCCTTCGCGCACGGCTGGCGATGCGAGCGCGCAGACATTAATCACGGGGCAACTTCCCTTCTGCTACCACTGACCACCTAG
- a CDS encoding glycosyltransferase, with amino-acid sequence MSVTRLLQRQILPLDRDSDVLPLYVDNQAAILDADKYEVGSDKTAQALNNAQIRQSINDGTQIHPDQIESRTALRILKSERLSLGTYFNAFPASYWRRHTVVDDVKLTVALQGRGASVIVYKSMANGRSQRVDAADTGTNPEGTFTFDLPLKPFVDGGWYWYDVVASDEDAVITSAEWTAEVPDDRAEHGTVDICVTTMNKPDFCAKLLAQMGEDEALRPYLDTVFVMEQGTKKVVDDVEFPAAEKALGDLLHIIEQGNLGGSGGYARGQLESVRKGTATYALMMDDDVVCEPEGIIRAITFGDLAKRPTIVGGHMFSLYAKSRLHSYGEIVQPWRFWWQSAPGVYGDWDFGARNLRSTRWLHKRVDVDFNGWFMCLIPRKVIEEIGLSLPVFIKWDDSEYGLRAKAAGFPTVSFPGAAVWHVPWTDKNDALDWQSYFHQRNRFVAALLHSIYDDGGRMVTESFSHQVKHLVSMQYSTVLLRHQALLDVLAGPEKLHETLATQLPAVREMVKDFPDAQLKADREEFPPVRRHKPPRKGKDDTDVPTNREVKLAALKAPIRQLMKPRKLSTEFPEAELAAMDNQWYRITKYDSAIVSMNDQQGAAFYRRDKKLFNQMLRDTIKVHRQLKRRWPKLAEEYRSKLSEFTSPEAWEKTFEPWMVAEEKGTDGNRS; translated from the coding sequence ATGAGCGTGACCCGACTGCTCCAGCGGCAGATCCTGCCGCTGGACCGTGACTCCGACGTACTCCCGCTCTACGTCGACAACCAGGCCGCCATCCTCGACGCCGACAAGTACGAGGTCGGCTCCGACAAGACGGCCCAGGCGCTCAACAACGCCCAGATCCGCCAGTCGATCAACGACGGGACCCAGATCCACCCCGACCAGATCGAGTCGCGTACGGCGCTGCGGATCCTGAAGAGCGAGCGGCTCTCGCTCGGCACCTACTTCAACGCGTTCCCCGCCAGCTACTGGCGCCGGCACACCGTGGTCGACGACGTGAAGCTGACCGTCGCGCTGCAGGGCCGCGGCGCGAGCGTCATCGTCTACAAGTCGATGGCCAACGGCCGCTCCCAGCGCGTCGACGCCGCCGACACCGGCACCAACCCCGAGGGCACCTTCACCTTCGACCTGCCGCTGAAGCCGTTCGTCGACGGCGGCTGGTACTGGTACGACGTCGTCGCCTCCGACGAGGACGCCGTCATCACCTCGGCCGAGTGGACCGCGGAGGTCCCCGACGACCGTGCCGAGCACGGCACCGTCGACATCTGCGTCACCACGATGAACAAGCCCGACTTCTGCGCCAAGCTGCTCGCGCAGATGGGTGAGGACGAGGCGCTGCGCCCCTACCTCGACACCGTCTTCGTGATGGAGCAGGGCACCAAGAAGGTCGTCGACGACGTCGAGTTCCCGGCGGCCGAGAAGGCTCTGGGCGACCTGCTGCACATCATCGAGCAGGGCAACCTGGGCGGCTCCGGCGGCTACGCGCGCGGGCAGCTCGAGTCGGTGCGCAAGGGCACCGCGACGTACGCCCTGATGATGGACGACGACGTCGTCTGCGAGCCCGAGGGCATCATCCGCGCGATCACCTTCGGTGACCTCGCCAAGCGGCCGACCATCGTCGGCGGCCACATGTTCTCGCTCTACGCCAAGTCCCGCCTGCACTCCTACGGCGAGATCGTCCAGCCGTGGCGGTTCTGGTGGCAGTCGGCTCCCGGCGTCTACGGCGACTGGGACTTCGGCGCCCGCAACCTGCGCTCGACCCGCTGGCTGCACAAGCGTGTCGACGTGGACTTCAACGGCTGGTTCATGTGCCTGATCCCGCGCAAGGTGATCGAGGAGATCGGTCTCTCGCTGCCGGTCTTCATCAAGTGGGACGACTCCGAGTACGGCCTGCGCGCCAAGGCGGCCGGCTTCCCGACCGTCTCGTTCCCGGGTGCGGCCGTGTGGCACGTCCCGTGGACCGACAAGAACGACGCGCTCGACTGGCAGTCCTACTTCCACCAGCGCAACCGCTTCGTCGCCGCGCTGCTGCACTCGATCTACGACGACGGCGGCCGGATGGTCACCGAGTCGTTCTCCCACCAGGTCAAGCACCTGGTCTCGATGCAGTACTCGACGGTCCTGCTGCGCCACCAGGCGCTGCTCGACGTGCTCGCCGGCCCCGAGAAGCTCCACGAGACCCTCGCGACCCAGCTTCCGGCCGTACGCGAGATGGTCAAGGACTTCCCGGACGCGCAGCTCAAGGCCGACCGTGAGGAGTTCCCGCCGGTGCGCCGCCACAAGCCGCCGCGCAAGGGCAAGGACGACACCGACGTGCCGACCAACCGCGAGGTCAAGCTGGCCGCGCTCAAGGCACCGATCCGGCAGCTGATGAAGCCGCGCAAGCTCTCCACGGAGTTCCCCGAGGCCGAGCTCGCCGCGATGGACAACCAGTGGTACCGGATCACCAAGTACGACAGCGCCATCGTGTCGATGAACGACCAGCAGGGTGCTGCCTTCTACCGCCGCGACAAGAAGCTCTTCAACCAGATGCTGCGCGACACCATCAAGGTGCACCGCCAGCTCAAGCGTCGCTGGCCCAAGCTGGCCGAGGAGTACCGCTCCAAGCTGAGCGAGTTCACCTCGCCGGAGGCGTGGGAGAAGACCTTCGAGCCGTGGATGGTCGCTGAGGAGAAGGGGACCGATGGCAACCGGAGTTGA
- a CDS encoding TIGR03089 family protein → MTSFPETLARALRTNPGGPLVTFYDEASGERQELSTATYANWVAKASGLLLDEHGLERGDSIRIDLPTHWLAAVFLGAAWNTGLVVTDSDSPDAVVCGPETLSAWADGAGKRPTLACSLLPFGVRFADPLPPGVHDVGIEVWGQPDAFTPWDPPTADDAATSWAGVETSHAELFGAEGNTGRLLSTVPSASPAGTELLAALLVGGGSLVLVTNATEERLAALASSERATQFPDRS, encoded by the coding sequence GTGACCAGCTTTCCCGAGACCCTCGCCCGAGCCCTGCGGACCAACCCCGGCGGTCCGTTGGTGACCTTCTACGACGAGGCCAGCGGCGAGCGCCAGGAGCTGTCGACGGCGACGTACGCCAACTGGGTGGCCAAGGCCTCCGGCCTGCTCCTCGACGAGCACGGCCTCGAGCGCGGCGACAGCATCCGCATCGACCTGCCCACCCACTGGCTGGCCGCGGTGTTCCTCGGCGCCGCCTGGAACACCGGCCTCGTGGTGACCGACTCGGACAGTCCCGATGCCGTCGTCTGCGGTCCCGAGACCCTGTCGGCCTGGGCGGACGGCGCCGGGAAGCGGCCGACGCTGGCGTGCTCCCTGCTGCCGTTCGGCGTACGTTTCGCCGACCCGCTCCCCCCGGGCGTGCACGACGTCGGCATCGAGGTCTGGGGGCAGCCGGACGCCTTCACTCCGTGGGACCCGCCGACCGCGGACGACGCGGCCACCTCGTGGGCCGGCGTCGAGACGAGCCACGCCGAGCTGTTCGGGGCCGAGGGGAACACCGGACGGCTGCTCTCCACCGTCCCGTCGGCCTCACCGGCCGGCACCGAGCTCCTGGCCGCCCTGCTGGTCGGAGGCGGCTCGCTGGTGCTGGTCACCAACGCGACCGAGGAGCGCCTGGCGGCTCTCGCCTCGAGCGAGCGCGCAACGCAATTCCCGGACCGCTCGTGA